One part of the Girardinichthys multiradiatus isolate DD_20200921_A chromosome 10, DD_fGirMul_XY1, whole genome shotgun sequence genome encodes these proteins:
- the LOC124875317 gene encoding somatostatin receptor type 2, which yields MEAYFPFYVDNNHSYLEEHFYFEENIDGFGITMAFLYLLVCIVGLAGNCLVIIAILKLDKMSTSTTVYVFNLALADGLFMVGLPFIASQNFQNQWVFGNTVCKVVMVLDGINQFTSVFCLTAMSIDRYMALAEPFRFARWRTPRCAKVVSMSLWFFSLLTILPMAFHFSADHGLCFPDFATDAWWLGVLSYTFVIGFAIPFMLMTISYTALLISVRSQQHHSSVTNHEGRRPEQQMTKMVVAVVVVFGMCWLPFYTFNFLSLYQDGLFLTFGRAFEFVVLLSYSWSCANPILYACLSDTFRKHFCTLLCPRAKFCPGTQCSMERYDLNDTGVQDVTLLV from the coding sequence ATGGAagcatattttcctttttatgtgGACAACAATCATTCATATTTGGAGGaacatttttactttgaagAAAACATTGACGGTTTTGGCATCACCATGGCTTTTCTTTACCTCCTGGTCTGCATTGTGGGACTGGCTGGGAACTGTCTTGTTATAATTGCCATTTtgaaacttgacaaaatgtcaaCCTCCACAACTGTGTATGTTTTCAATCTGGCTTTGGCTGATGGACTATTCATGGTTGGTCTCCCCTTTATTGCAAGCCAGAACTTTCAGAACCAGTGGGTTTTTGGGAACACAGTGTGCAAAGTCGTTATGGTCCTGGATGGCATTAATCAGTTCACAAGTGTCTTCTGCCTCACGGCTATGAGCATCGACCGCTACATGGCACTTGCCGAACCATTTCGGTTTGCCCGTTGGAGAACTCCGCGCTGTGCCAAGGTCGTTTCAATGTCCTTGTGGTTCTTCTCACTCCTCACCATTCTCCCGATGGCTTTTCATTTCTCTGCTGATCATGGCTTGTGTTTTCCAGACTTCGCTACGGATGCCTGGTGGCTTGGTGTCCTGTCTTACACCTTTGTCATAGGTTTCGCCATACCCTTTATGTTGATGACAATCTCCTACACAGCTTTGTTGATCTCTGTACGATCCCAGCAGCACCACTCTTCAGTGACAAACCACGAAGGTCGCAGACCCGAGCAGCAGATGACCAAAATGGTTGTGGCGGTGGTGGTAGTGTTTGGCATGTGCTGGCTTCCATTTTACACATTCAACTTTCTCTCCTTGTATCAAGATGGCCTCTTCTTGACTTTTGGCAGGGCTTTTGAATTTGTAGTCTTGTTGTCCTATTCATGGAGCTGTGCCAACCCCATTCTTTACGCCTGTCTCTCCGACACCTTTAGGAAGCACTTCTGTACCTTGCTCTGTCCTAGAGCCAAATTCTGTCCTGGCACGCAGTGCAGTATGGAACGATATGACCTAAATGACACCGGTGTACAGGATGTCACTCTTCTGGTctga